The following are from one region of the Ostrinia nubilalis chromosome 28, ilOstNubi1.1, whole genome shotgun sequence genome:
- the LOC135085385 gene encoding uncharacterized protein LOC135085385 yields the protein MAISYKMHIILGLQVIVLINLSQSFVLLTANMEDVRKLAKKFVSESLAEQIADFIAKVTSTSGNTANVSEENEENANLYHEISSEDLYRSNKAKPRSPNKEEAKKSPPSRTQTTKHERMTTERSRWPNYINHNKRTKQTKSRQGIIKHSHNSWNKPSKHRLSGNVLDENNNRDVTTEPEKKEEDHPEMSIDIDPAPISENVEATIKPTKHRRKPKRKPEKAAQLVNNIPDSTIGYAEKFEFDENPNPGRHKLSQLASEEINETNSNDDLTKNFYDTSANLSKTTTLKYEGFNIGRSGREMTTEKEKNDFDQYDNKNYPKSEFVATSGPVVLPKVPAQSQWWEKEVLGTGKGKEQKRKAWF from the coding sequence GTTTGCAAGTGATAGTACTAATAAATCTATCACAATCATTCGTGCTGTTAACAGCCAACATGGAAGACGTTAGAAAACTAGCGAAAAAATTCGTCTCTGAATCTTTGGCTGAGCAGATAGCTGATTTTATAGCAAAAGTCACAAGTACCTCTGGTAACACTGCAAACGTTTCAGAGGAGAACGAAGAAAACGCCAATCTTTATCACGAAATATCCAGCGAAGATTTATACAGAAGCAATAAAGCAAAGCCAAGATCTCCAAATAAGGAAGAAGCGAAAAAGTCACCACCGAGCAGAACGCAGACCACGAAACATGAAAGAATGACCACAGAAAGAAGTCGTTGGCCTAACTATATAAACCATAATAAGAGGACAAAACAAACCAAAAGTAGACAGGGCATAATAAAACATAGCCACAATAGCTGGAATAAACCAAGTAAACATCGGCTATCAGGAAATGTTCTAGATGAGAACAATAATAGAGATGTCACTACAGAGCCAgagaaaaaagaagaagatcATCCAGAAATGTCTATTGATATAGATCCTGCACCAATATCAGAAAATGTGGAAGCTACTATTAAACCCACTAAGCACCGTCGAAAACCCAAAAGAAAACCAGAAAAGGCAGCACAGTTGGTTAATAACATCCCTGATTCGACTATAGGATACGCAgagaaatttgaatttgatgaaAACCCTAACCCTGGTCGACATAAACTTTCACAATTAGCTTCCGAAGAAATTAATGAAACTAACTCAAATGATGATTTAACAAAGAATTTTTATGACACGTCAGCAAACCTTTCAAAAACTACTACATTAAAGTACGAAGGTTTTAACATTGGGAGGAGTGGGAGAGAAATGACAACAGAGAAAGAGAAGAATGATTTTGATCAGTACGACAACAAGAACTATCCTAAATCTGAATTCGTAGCGACGAGTGGACCGGTGGTACTGCCAAAAGTACCTGCACAGTCGCAGTGGTGGGAGAAAGAAGTACTAGGTACAGGAAAAGGCAAAGAACAGAAGAGAAAAGCTTGGTTCTAA